CACACTGCTTATTCAGATTATATATTCATTTCTGGAACTACAACTGTGAACTGACCTATGCAACCAAAACCAATATATTCTCTTCAAGGCAAGAGAAGTTGCCAGCACTGATACACATGGATTGGTGGAAGGAACCCACCCCCCCCTTTCAGACCATGATGTAAAAATCTGCCTCTTCTGCTGCACAGGCTGAAAACTGAGGGCTGCAGCAGTCCAGAGAGCACGTCCCTTTCTGAGGAGATGTCTGAAATGATACcgctgctgataaatgatgtTTCAAATTATAATACACTTACTGATTGGCTCCTGCCTTGGGTCAAGGACCCCGAGCTGCTTGTCCCCAGCCTGCGAGCAGCAAAGCAGTTCTGgccccactgcagcacaggTGCAGAGAAGTAGCCAGGCTGCACTCACAACAacaaactgcagaggaaaatgaatcatatatatatatatgtatataatatataattaaataataaaatgaaaaataattggcCTTGACTCTTGTGTTACAGCTTCATGTTGTCCACATAAGAGAAGATGTTTCAGATataacagaagcaaagaaaaatgcagatggtGTGGCTGTGTTAGCATTCTTTATAAAGGTAGGTAGCCAAATTTCTAATTGCCCATCGCCAATTTACCAGCAATTTGGCCGAGTGATCGATTGTTAGAGTAGTCCAAGACCTAAGCCTCCCCATCTTCTGCAGACATTCAATGCCAGCACTTCGCTCCTTTACCCATTTCTATACTCTGCCTGTTGTTATCTTTTAGCCTTGtggttcttttctgttttattcataATTAATTTAAACCAACCAGTTGTTGAGAAATGCatcatttggaataaaaatatttccatttcaggtagaagaagaaaataaaaactatgcAACTCTAATAAATGAGCTAgagaatataaaatacaaaggtAAGACACTTGCATCGGTCAAAGTGCAACACGTATTTACTTCAAGCACATATACTACCAGGTAGTTCATGGTCCAATCCTGTTCTAATTATGGTATTGTGACTTGAAAGTCAAAGCCAAAAGATAAAAGTTAGTTTGCCAAGCAGTCAGAGCATCACAGGAGGGAGAAAATCTAGTCCTCTGTATTCGCAGAGAAGAACAGCCCCCCTAAACCAGAATGAGTATTCCTGCTTCTGTAGGAGGAAGTGAATGAGAAGAAACCCATGCAGCGTTAACACAAGAGGAGTGCGCAGCTTGTCCTCAGTGGGATCCTGCAGCTGGCAGTCAGGATCTCACAAGCAGCGCGGTGTGGCTGCCCCAGTCAGTGTGGGAAGCGTGCGTGGGGATGAGCTTTCCAGAGCCACGAGCAGCAGCCGCATTTGAAGACAAATGTGACCACCACCTGCAGCCATGCTTGTTACAAGCGGTGTTTCCCCCTGGTTTGTCTAGGACAAACAGCACAGATGGAGCCTTTGCCACTAAGCTCTCTTCTCCCACCTGAGGAAGACCTTGGAAGGTACTACCGGTACGAGGGCTCCCTCACCACTCCTGACTGCCATGAGGGTGTCATCTGGACAGTATTTGAGAAGCCAGTTGAACTCAGTATTTCTCAGGTAAGTCGCAAGGGGATAGCCTGGAGAATTGAACACAAACTCATTAGCTGCTCGCTTTGCTCctatgacacacacacacacttgcttGACATTAGCCCAAGCATAGTCCCTAGTGCCGTTTTTTTGGCCCCATTAAATCACctctcagaaaacagcaggaaaggggaaggaaggggaaatgaCAATGTggaaagaaagccaaaaaaacccacaggtaAACACTCAGCTcagtgcttcagcagcagcacttccacTGCTATCATCTGCTCACTCCCCAgtttcactgcttttctcctATTGCCTTAAGTATCAGGATACCAGAACAGAACACTTTGAAATCCAAACTTTAAGTCTATAAGCATCAGCTTTAAGCCATGCATTTTTGTCCTATAGAGAGGAATGGGAGACTGAATCATCACTGCCTTGAAAATACAGATTGTTCAGCTAACAGAGTACATGATGAAAAAATTCAGATGTTCTGGAGTGGACTCTCAGCAATACcgccagccagcacagcctggctgagagccagcatctgtatttttcttccttccctgcagtgcACTCATCATCACTTCAGTCACAGGGCAATGCTCAGCCACGCACAAGTCAGGAAAGCGCAGCGTGCGAGAGTGAGCATCTGCTTGCGCTGGGCCAGCATCACGCGGCAAGCAGTTAGAAATTggaagcaaagagagaaagcCTAGCTCTTTTTCTTCGAGTCGCTGTGACGTAATGGGCAAGGACAGGACTGTGTGCGTCAAGAGGACTGGTGTAACCAGGTCCTTGAGCTGGACAAAGCATTTGGCTCACACAGAAAGGAAGTCCTCATGACTTCGAAGGCTAAAAGAAGTCATCTGTTGGTGACCTCTGGCAATAGCCTCCATCATATCATTTCCTGCAAGGTTTAATGCATCCATACAGTTCAAAAACAGAGCAAGGCACTGCAGATTTTTAATATCATGATTTCCAGTGTTCTATGGAAAAAGGATTTAaccatctattttttttcctcaatgtTTGCAGATTTCTCAGTTTTCAACAGTCCACTTTGATGGGAAGAACTCAACTTACATGGCTGAAAATTTCCGGCCTGTTCAGCTTCTGAACGAACGAAAGGTGTACTGGTCCAGTGCCAGCGTCCTCGTGCCTACTGCTAAGGTTTTAGTGTTGGTCCTGATGCTTACGTACATCCTGAGTTCTCTTTGCCAATGAACACTTTGCACCTCATTCAGGGTTCTGGGCTTTTTGGAGGTGgttgtttttattgctgttgttgGTTCTTTGTATCAAGTAATCTCTCTAACTACCAACTCATGAATCATATCTCAATACAGAATTTAACCTTGCCCTCCTCCAGACACTAACCGAGGACTTCTGTTGCTGCTCTTATATAAAATGAAACCCATTGCACTAAATCACAAGAATTTAAAGGAACTGTAAGATAAAGCTTTGaagattcagattttaaaaagcccaaaacaCTTAAAACATTGGGATGGATTATTTGCAAGCCTGTAGTTTGAACACAACACTGGAAGGACACTTTACAAGCAATACAGGGGATCTTCAAGAGGAATCTGTTCTTAAGTGCCTATGAAGGGTTTTGTTTGGAGTATGTTTACATTCAACACTGCATATCAGGAAGACAGTAACATGTGGAGTAATTCTTATAATCCCTATCTTGTCCTACATGAAGGTACAatacagagcaaagaaaaaatgctcaCACACAGTTCAGCAACATCTGGGTCATCCATAGTGAAGGACATGTGACAAATTTAATCTGTACTAATGCAatttccccccttcttccttcAGAACATCTAAAGTTAATTTTTAGATAAGGATACTGGATTCTTTTCACCTAATCTACTGATTCTGGATTTCAGGTGTCTCTATTAAGCCTATTTATTCAGCCTAGTACAGCATCCTTCTCTAGCATTCTCTGCCAATATGATGtgctagaaagaaaaagagaaggtcAGCCACAGGTACCAGTTGCACATCTGTGGAAATTCTCTCTCTTTGGAGGGTTGCATTTGAAGCATAAGACTTAAATGatccttttcagtttttgtttgcCTAATAAAATGGGATAGCTCAAAGAACAGCTCTTTCCAGAATcatgatttctgtttctaaatgtCAGTTTGAACgccctcccccccttttttttcttttcatgaaaacatGCCTGCAATATTTGCATATGGTTAAGATTCATAGCTTTTTTCCAAGAAGATTGTGATTTGAACTGATTTCTTCAGATCTTATTCAATTACTTACAGAAAACCTCAATATATTGGAAAATAGTGTTTCCTTGATTTATTCCAGTTCTCTCTCTGAAGACAGACACAAGTTTTGTTTGGCTAATGCCATATAACATGTTAgatctccttttaaaattttagattttGGCCACACCAAAATAGGATGTCATAGTATCTGACTTGTGGTTTTCTCTTTAGGCCAATGTTTGCAGAGATGACTTTATACTACAGCTATACGGCCATTTTCAGGAAAACCATAGCAGTGAGACTAACCACAGCTCatcaacagagaaaaagcagggggaaaaatattttcatatttaacaATCAATAACATAAGCTTAAAAAATTACACATGGAAAAGCGAATTCACCTTTTTAAGTTTAGAGAAATGATTAAGACTTTGACTGTATTTTTAGCTAACAAAAAACTTTtgagaagcaaacaaaaacaaaggatTAAAGTTGAACAGAGACCCATATTTTTGCTGccttgagtttttttcttttgtccttgcTAAAGGGGAATCCACACAACACTCATTCAGAAAAGGAATGTGACATTTCCCCCTACTTCTTCACAAGGTTTAGAGCTGGGTTTGCATTtgagggggtgggcagggggagggatTTGCAGTATGTTGGGACATTTCTGATGTCAGCAGGCTTCTGGAGCTTTTGCTTCACATGAGTCACCCGGGTATTATTTGCACATAGCAAAATTGTTTGAGTTTGGCACCTTGCTCAGCAGAACTGGTGCAGACACCCAGCCCATCAGGTAGAGGACAGGCAGATTTCGCACAATGAAGGAAAGGGTACCATGGATTTACCCAGTGCAACTTCACCTCTGTACAAACACGCAGCTAGTTCGTTAACCAGAATAAACAGTTGCATACCTACGCATCTGTTGAACATCTCTGTGTTAGCAATTTCCATTACATCCCTCAACATCCCACAAGTAGAGAATGCTTcaaaaaattaagaggaaagaATCTTTGTTTTCATGCCGTGGtacaaaatgtaataaatgGAAGTATTCTGAAAGACTCACATTTTATTGCTCTTTCAAGAGTTACAAGCAAGGTGGTAAACAGCACAATCACGTACAAAAGTCATGTAAGACGGGGAGCTCCTGTTTTAAAGACCAGTAATGTGAATACTTCTCAGGGTGCCTCCACTGAGGACAATGCCTTTTGCACTAAAAAAGCCCTCTGTGTCTGTTGGGATAACAACCCACCACCTTTCTCCATTTagattatttattaaattaatgaaattattttcatttcataggACACTCTCTTAAGAGTGATTGGAAGAAACTGTGGATGATCCATGTCAACTATCATTTATTGCTAGTGATCAATGATAAATTATGGAGGCAACTTTTCACTAGGCTGTGCCTCAGTTTATCATGTAGATAAACATTTACAGCAGTTAGATATGATGTGGGGGAATCTTATTTGCGgtgaaatacattaaaacataactaagaggaagggaaaaaaaatctcctgaaAAGATGGTTAGTCCTCTGTAAGCACTCTTCTGCACAAACCCCAGCATGAATCAAATCCGAACAGACAAGTATGACCATTTTTACTGAGTGAATCTGAATTTTATGCCAATGAGGAACAGGGAACTGCTACAATCTGCATCTGTGTCAGCCATCAAGATCAATCTGTTCTTTGTCAGAGGTACCTCTTTGCAACCAGGCAGACGCATTCTGTTCTGGTGCAGGATGTAACAATTACAGGACTAGCATTAATGCAGTGAATAAATACAAATCTACAGCAAAAGCTATTCAACTTAAAAACCagtaaaagacagaaaggtGTGAAGTGGGACATTCggttttcttttgtgaaggCAGTTATGGAAAAGTAATTTGCTGTTCCGCAGGTAGCTTCAGGTGCTGATTTTCACCAATTTTGTCTATGCTACATTTGGCATGAAACTTCTTATATTGTGAAGACACTAGGAAGCAACAGTAACTCCTGAAGAGCAAATAGGCAAGCTGTGATAATACAGGaaagggtgggggaaggaacAGCGATATTTAGAAAGACCCagaaagaacagtattttcccACTTACAGAATAGTTAATGCAGAACTTTGCTAATACATTTCACATATGTCGGAGTCAGAGCTGAAGACTACTCTAGCTCCTGTGACTGAAAGCTGGAGTAcaatagaaactgaaataacCTGGAAACTAAAATTGTCTAGAGGTATATGTTTcaagtttaaaacaaagcagGTCTGAATCAAGTCAGAGGTAGAACATTATGTGGATTGCAGACAACCAGGTGTATGAACTGATCATGTTCATGAGTGCAGAGACCAAAGTGTTTTGGGAAATTATCAAAGTTTGGATGTAGCTTTGCTTATAAGAACTCCACCCTTTGG
The Falco rusticolus isolate bFalRus1 chromosome 1, bFalRus1.pri, whole genome shotgun sequence genome window above contains:
- the CA4 gene encoding carbonic anhydrase 4, which encodes MELLFLALFSLHIVKTEAVVGGHWCYQSQKCEQPQCEDPRQWHLIDSTCKGNKQSPINIVTRTVIYDKNLKPLNFEGYNVKGSSKWNIGNNGHTVKVTLSTFPKIGGGGLGSKYKAIEFHLHWGVPGGQQQYLPGSEHSIDGEKQAMELHVVHIREDVSDITEAKKNADGVAVLAFFIKVEEENKNYATLINELENIKYKGQTAQMEPLPLSSLLPPEEDLGRYYRYEGSLTTPDCHEGVIWTVFEKPVELSISQISQFSTVHFDGKNSTYMAENFRPVQLLNERKVYWSSASVLVPTAKVLVLVLMLTYILSSLCQ